From the genome of Cryptococcus decagattii chromosome 8, complete sequence:
GCTACTCCAGCGTTCGACGGGAAGCTTTATAGCTAAACAGCTGCGAATTGTAATTGGTGAGTCTTCAACTTCGGATGTTCTCTTGGTCATCATTCCACAGCTCATGGTTGATTTGTCTCTTTTTCTATCTCATCTCATATGGTATCCTTCTTAGACGGAGTCTTTGCAAAGTCTTGGTCTTTTCTGTACAATTTACGAACATCTGTTTTTATCTGCTGTAATAGAGGTGAGTGTTTGCGACTCTCTTTTGGTCCCTTTGTAGCTGGCAGTCCACTTTCAAAGACCTGCTCGTCGTATTCCGCCGACGATACTTGTATGGTTCCATCCTCGCTGTTTTTATTCTCGTTCTTTAGGTCTCGGTCGTTTTTGCACATCGCCCGCTCAGGTCGCGCCAAATCTTGATAGGATATTTGCTGGAATCGAAAATCAAACTCTGAACTTTATGGGGATTTGTCCCTGAAAGTGCCGGGTTTTATCGCACCTTCCATCTCAGGGATGGATACGCGGgtctttccctttttttttctttttcgtTCCCGCTGCCTCGTCTGGCCCTTTGCGTTCGTTGTTCTCCCTTCGGGCTATCTGCATGTGCTATTCGGGAAGACGTTGTTTTGCAACAGCAAAGAGCGCTTTGTGTATGGACGATTTGTTTGGTGGCAGCGGTTATTTGAGGTTATGACATGTCGGATGGAGAGCGGCGTTGGGGCACGGTTGTCACCTGTTTGTTACGTACCCTTCTCAACaatttttttatttttatttcaCCTTCTTACCTTTGCTTAGCTGTTCCTCTTGGAACGGGGCTCTAGCTTATGTTTAACTGTCAACTGTCATAATTGCTGACAAGTTTCAAATATTTTTAGTCGTATCTCATCCCCCAGTTCTTCTAAAAGACCATCCCGCATCCGTCTTTTGAGATCAACAACCGCAGATCACTTTGCTACCCTTTTTTTAATTTCCCATCGGAGGTTGATCTTCTTTATTACACCGCATAGCCACCTCGCCACCCTTATCCTTGCCGACAAATTCCTTTCAACATTCAACATGTCCGCTCCACCCAGTCCTCCATGCAACCTTGACCCTCCCTTCCGGGGATACATCGAGACGACTTTTGATGCGCTGCTTGTCTTTGAGGCGGCTAGGCGAGGGATGATTCCTCGAGTTACAAGGAGATTAATAGAGCGGGAGCGAGCGATGGTCCAGTCGGGAGCAGTGTTTGTGTTTGACGAGCACGAGAGTGGTATCAAGCGTTGGACAGATGGGTTGGTTTGGAGTCCAAGTAGAATCTTGAACAACTTCCTTGTGAGTCacctttcttcttcgataTAGAACACTCCGTTAACTGTTATTCAGGTGTACCGTGAAACGGACAAACGATCAGCCAACGCCAAGAGTTCTGGCTCCCCCACCACACAAACCTCTCCCCAGAACACCTCATCGGCTCTCAGCAAATCTGTTGGTTCTGTCAAATCCGATGCTCAATCAGATGTTTCAGGTGCTAAGATTGGATTCGACTCTACGGCTGGCATGATTGACCCTCCGCCCTTGGGACAAGGGGCATTGGCTAGACCTAGGAGTGCGAGTGAGGGTGGCGGTTCAGTCGATCGGTTGAAAGAGAGGCAGCTTGTAGGGAGTTTGACGAACAGCTACAAGTTTAAAGAGAACGGTTTGGTCAAAAAGGTGAGTCTAGTTGTACTTCGCACTGTATTACAAGCTCACCGATGACAAAGACCATGTCTGTATCTGTCAATGGCTTTGCCCAGCATGTTGTGTCATACTACGCGATCGACGATGTTATCTCTGGCAAGCTTCGAACAccatcctccatccccGAACTTGCTTCTTTGGAGATCAGCCCCGAGTATTTGCACAAGCAAAACTTCAGGTTTCCTCCACAAGTAGAAGTTGGTCCTGATGGCATCCCCCGATACAGGTGAGTTAAGGTACCCGCGCGCCTGTGTCATACGTTAATCCATATTTAGGGGCGAGCCCGAAGaacctcaatctcctcatACCCCCGCCAGCAATTACTCCTTCCACACTTTCCaccaacagcagcaacaagCCCCATCGGTTGCTAGCGAATATTACGAAGTTCCTTCTTACAATGCCGGCCCAATACCTGCTCATCAACAGATGCACCTCATGAGTTCTCCTCGCAACAGGCCAGTAAGCGTCCCTATGCCTAtacctctcccttcccctGCGCATTCCGTTCAAGGATCATCGTACATGGGTCCCGGAAGCGCCGGGTCAGGGTTCTATGAATCGCCATCTGTTAACGGTATGCACTATGCCCCACCACTTGTTCGACAGAACTCGGCTAGCAGCGTGACAAGCTCGACGTCGGCGATCCGTCCTGGTAGCTCGACTAACCGACGGTACGCTCCTTATGGTGGTGGACCAGGAAACGCGGGAAACGCTTCTTATGGTGGTGGACCGCCTAGCGCGGGAAACAGAGGTTCAGCTGGATCTATGCAATATCAGCATGGTCACCAGCGCCTACATTCTGGATCTGACTCTCAAGACAGCCCTTACCCTATGGACGGCAACAACCCAGCTAACTACGACGTGAAGCCTAGCATTGCCCCTTACTATACCAGTCCTCCTTCTGGCGGATTTAATACGTTCACATTCTATCCTCCCGAGAACGCTACTTCTATCGAACCGCCGATGGCATCCTGTTACGGTTCCATTGGAAGAATTCGGAGTGGAGGCAGACCGATAGAATATTAGAGTCAAAGGGCTGTTATTAGTTAGTTCTTATCTATATATTCATCAATGCAAGTCCGGGAGTAAGCCCTCCAGGTCCAACAACAGCAAAGCATCGAGTCCTTTTCCATATACGAACCCAGCACCTATTTGCCGAGATACCTAGACCTAACCGCCCTATCCCGCTTTCcctccctttccttcttgttTCCTTTTACGTCTCACGACTACCCGACCTGCACTGCACAACGTAAAACTGGACCGCGACGATTTGAGGGATATATTTTTCCCACCCCGGATAGTCTTCTGGAATGGCCTCCGGTCATGATACTCAACATTTTTCATTTCGCCTGACTGTTAAGCGCGACAAACACTAAGCAAACCAAGACAAACTCGCGCAGGCCGCTTTGGAAAATATCGCTCTTACTTGTGCTCAGGCTCTTCAGCTAACCATCAACACAACCTTTCCAACCTTCCACTGGCATAGCCATGTTTTACCAGCGTTTCATCCGAACCCTCTATGTATGTTTTTGCTTTTGCAATCAACGCATCAAACGacacttcttcttgcctttcaagtcttcctccttcacTCCAGCTATCTCCTGTCGAAGCGAGTTAGTATTAATGTAGTCAACCATACGATCGAAACCGCCAAAATGCAATTCGCAGCCAACTTCCTATTCAATGCAACTGCCGAGATCGTTATCGCCCACATGAAAGCTGACACTTGTACTTGGAAGGACGATTTTCGAAGCTTTCCGACGTTCCTAGAGGACGGATGGGGCGACCTAACAAGCGACAGGACAGCTACAACCAAGCTTGAGACGTAGTGCCAAGGTTCTATCACTGCTTGACAATTTTTTATCGAGTTTGGTCGTGACAGGGCGATGCTTAATGATCATCCTAAGGCAGTACTCATTGGCTGGGCTGAAAAGGGACTTACGTTGAGGCGGTgcagaggatggaaggaaaaggtgCATATGACTGGGAGTCATTGCCTGACGGCCGCTGCCCTTCCTAACGACCCTCCGATGGAATGGCTGGATGGAAGGCTCACCGGTAAAGAAAAACGGTCGTTGCTTGAACATGAGATGCCAGTACCCAGGCCATCTGGCTGAAATGTGCTCATCAGCGATAAAAGCCGCGAGGGGCGGAGATGTGCAGAGGATAACGGAATGAATGAAAGTAAGATAAATTACTTCCGTCCTCATTCCAGTTCGCCGAATAAGGCCTTTTAAACCTATCCCGTTACCGATGCTGCATACTGACAAACAGACGGGAGTAGAGATACTTCTGATTGGGAACTATGCAGAATATACCAAGGCAACCGCGCTTCTTAATACCAGCTCCAGCGGCTATTTTATCCAATTGTCCTGCCGGATTCTGGTTAACGCCGAAGTACACATCTATGAGTCGGCTATTACCATTAAGTACCTCGAcggtcatcatcatcgacaTTTCGAAAATCTCCAGTTTGCGTGACCGTCGCTGAAATCTGATCCTGGGAAGCAGGAGCGAGCGTAAATTAATTTCAAAAGATGGCTCCCGGTGTCGACCACGTGAATGACGAGCATTTTGTAATCATTTTGCTCTCACGTCACAGTCCTCACCTAATACCGCAAGTTCGTCCGCCAAGACTGACAGAGCCAAGACGAATGTTCGAGGATCTTGAGGTTCACACGCAGCAAATCGTTCGTATGCGGATTGAATCGAACTCGTGCTATTTCACTTCCAAGTGCACCTCCCGGCGTACCTGCTGCTGGAATAAGGAAAGGCTCCAACTCCATCTATGAGGGATAACCATATTGACGAGGAGTCGGACAAGGAAAATGATAGGCAAAATAAGCGGTTGGCAAATTGGGGTATAGCAATAATGTGTGATGGATGATTCAACTTGTCTGAACGAACAATAAATTACTATGCTTTTGTCTTTTATGTATTAATTTAATTAATTATTTAAAATGGTTGATGAATATAAATGCAGCATCAGTCTGATGTCAAAACAACATATGGTCTGGTCATATCTATGCCAGGTCTGATGTCTGTCTGATGTCAAGCAAACCACGCATCAAAATGATAATTTAAAGCTGAGGTCATATTGACTTTTCACTGCACTGATATCAAACGGATGTCAATCCAAGTCGTCAGAGCGCGAAACAAAATGCTCAAAATTCAGTTGACCTCAAACTCGGTTTTGCCGTGTACGATAGTTATTAGGATACAAGGGTATATCCTGAAATTGTGAATTTTATACAAAAGTTGATCATGTTTAAGGTAACCGAATAAACGTCAAATTACCATGAACAAGAAACATGTCTACTGGCCTTCATACTCAACTACAAGAAACAATAACTTCTCAAGCCTTGAGCTTCTCGATCAACATGTGCTTCAAAGTAGCACCGTCCTTGGCGAAACCTCGGATACCCTCGTGGAGCTTGTCAAAGGCCATGACATCCTCGAAAAGGGCCCATCGGAACTTGGCCTCGTCGTCAAGGTAGGAAGTCTTGGGGATGGGCTCGCCAGTGGAAGAAGCGTCGAGCTTCTTGGGGAGGCTGTCCTGAGACTTGTTGAGCTCATCGAGAAGCTTGGGAGAGATGGTAAGGAAGTCACAACCGGCGAGAGCGGCGATTTCACCAGTGTTTCGGAAAGAAGCACCCATAACGATGGTCTTGTAGCCGTGCTGCTTGTAGTAGCTAGAAAATAAAATTTAGCAAAAATGAATGACTCGTGTGTAGAATGCGGACTCACTTGTAGATTTTTCGGACAGAGTGAACTCCGGGGTCATTCTCGGCAGTGTAAGTAGTGTCGGGGTTAGCCTTCTTGTACCAGTCGAGGATCTACATAGATGATCAGATGGGTTCTGGCAAGCTGAGTGATGCAGTAAACTTACTCGGCCGACGAAGGGAGAGATAAGGGTAACACCAGCCTCGGCACAAGCAACGGCCTGGCCGAAACCGAAGAGGAGGGTAAGGTTACAGCTGTTCAGATTATTAGCTACGTTTTAAACTCAGGGCTAAATAAAACTCACTGGATACCCTCAGATTCGAGCTGCTTGGCAGCAAGGATACCCTCGTAAGTGGAGGCAATCTTGATCAAGACTCGCTCCTTGTCAACACCCTGCTCCTTGTAAAGAGCAATAAGTTGGTGGGCCTTGTTGATAGTGGCCTGGGTGTCGAAAGAGAACTTGGCGTCAACCTCGGTAGAAACTCGACCGGGAATGATCTTCAAGATCTCAGTACCAAACTCAACGAGAAGTCGGTCCATGGCGTTCTCGGACTGAACTTCAATGTCACTGATCGGGAAGGGACGCAAAATGTTAGATGCCGATTCTAAAGTGAGTCGATACAATGGAAAGACTTACCCGCCCTTGGACTTGGCGTACTGGATAGCAGGCTCAATGAGCTTGGCGTACGCAGGCATCTTGGTGGCGGCAAGGCTACAGGGATATGGTATATTAGCAAATGCTTTTCATTGAATCGACCATCTCATCAACCAGCCCGAAAGCGAAcggagatgaggatgtaAAGTAACATACATGAGGGAAGGGTTGGTGGTAGCATCCTGAGGCTTAAACTCGTCGATAGAGGCAAAGTCACCAGTGTCGGCGACAACGGTGGTGCCAGAGCTGTACGATATGAAGATACAAATGTAGAGAGATAAAGAGTACCCGATCGAACACCGATGGCAAAGAGGCGAGGAATGAGACAATGACGAGTCAGCGTATTGTACTTGGAGctggaggtggaagaaaaCTCACGCTTTAAGAGCTTCAAGAGAAGTGGGCATGTTGATCTAGGTAAGTGGTTGgttgtttttttttttgattatgaaagagaagatggaaaagaggtaaaagaaaggcaaagaagggtTGAGATGGAATGAACGTGGGGAGGATGGCAGAGTGGCGGGGGACGGACCTCGACCGGATGACGTTGCGGTCCGAAGCCCCGAATGTGTGGCAGTCGGTCCCTGATGCGGCTTTGGCCCTCCCTCGCTCGTCGTCTCTTATTTAtgctctttttctttttttaaGCGAAATTTTGGCAAGTCGTCTTACACAATGCATGCATCATCGCCTGATAGATGTCAGCATAGCCTCCTGCTTGTGTTTCTGCATCCGTAAAAAATAAACGGTGGCGAAAACGGCCTTGTATACAGAGTACGACGTGAATGTTTGCTCGATGTTTTCTCCGGCGCATTGGCCTAGAGAGAGTGAGAGTTGGGAATATCTGGGTGGGTGGGGATGATTTAATGTCCCCGGAACGGGTATAAACGGCGGCTAATACATGCGTGAAATGTCCGACCAATACACCTTGTTTCGCAAAACCGGCGCAGCGGCGGATTCAATGCAGTGTTCAGTGTCACATCTGGAACAGTACAAATGCAATAGGTTTGAATGCATGGCTTGCTTTCGTAGCGACCCTTTTCAAAGATTGGAAGATGGCTGCTCGTCGAGGTTTGAATGTGGAAAACTCGCCACAGGCCGAAATGCCGAGGGAGGCCGGCGGCATTAAATTTGTAATTTTTTGTCCCGATCCCGAAACCCCCATGTTTGAAGAGGCACCCGGGGCATAAGTGGGCTAGGGTACGCCTAAGGAGAGGTTGTGACGATAGACCAGTTGTCTTGAAGAAATGAATGCATGTTAAAGAAGTGGCGAAAGTGAGTTATGCATGAATGCACCATAAGGCAATCACGTTGGATGCTGGCGATAGAACATGCATGAAATACGCAGATATGAAGTCAGAGGTCGCGTTAAAGAAACGGACAAACAAAGACTCGGGGAGCGCGAATTTGCCCTGAGGCATACTTTGGTGTTTGATGGATTCTTCGTTGTGGGCACGTCTTCTCCCTGccattctcctccttccttgcACCCATAATAATTTATACTATAGTCAACccatccttccttccctctctcctACAAACACCTACGCCTCCCACCCCACGCTCCTTTCCAGCCTGTGGCAGCGCCCTGCACTGTACATTCATCCCTCATAACAGCCAGTCGCCGGGGACCTCGTAAGCAGCTTTTCGCTCAGACATAACGACATACGCTGTAAGTGCACCGCTTTgaccatcatcatccatcacaCATCGTCCACTTGATCCTTTCTTATACTATCCTCGTTCGATCTACAATCCCGGACTCTAGTGCCCATTCTATAGTTCTCTGGGAGAACAACTCGCTGACCATCGTCGTTCCCTATTGTCCCGACGCTCGAACCTTAGGACACATTCTTTTCCCCACTCGACAACCGTTATTCCCCATTACCTTTTCATTCAACAATGCCTTTCCCCGCTATCGGCCGTGTTGGTCTTGCAGGTGCACCCCACCAAGGCGCCGTTAAGAGGGCTGTCCAGGAGCGAGGTGAGTGTCATGCCAAGACACATCATTTCCGCCATTCTCTAACTTGTAGAAACAGCATCTTGTGACCTCCGAGCTGGTGAACTCTACGT
Proteins encoded in this window:
- a CDS encoding transaldolase; its protein translation is MPTSLEALKASGTTVVADTGDFASIDEFKPQDATTNPSLILAATKMPAYAKLIEPAIQYAKSKGGDIEVQSENAMDRLLVEFGTEILKIIPGRVSTEVDAKFSFDTQATINKAHQLIALYKEQGVDKERVLIKIASTYEGILAAKQLESEGIHCNLTLLFGFGQAVACAEAGVTLISPFVGRILDWYKKANPDTTYTAENDPGVHSVRKIYNYYKQHGYKTIVMGASFRNTGEIAALAGCDFLTISPKLLDELNKSQDSLPKKLDASSTGEPIPKTSYLDDEAKFRWALFEDVMAFDKLHEGIRGFAKDGATLKHMLIEKLKA